Part of the Anopheles gambiae chromosome 3, idAnoGambNW_F1_1, whole genome shotgun sequence genome is shown below.
AGGTCAAACGAAGCCATACGGTTGGGGGTTGGGGAGGCTAAAGGTCCTGGTGGTGGATAGTGTCCGGCTTACGCTTCCGGCTTCATTCATTATTCATAAGCCTTTCAACATTTCTGCTGTAAGATTTACGTCGTTTTCTATTAGTGGCCGGTTCACCCCGGGGCCGTTTGCTTCGTCAGCACGGTTTCGCTGGACGGAGAACGGCTGCTGGCTGTCACACGGGCTGGCTGTACCATCAGCCTCCTGTTGCGATGGGTGCGAGACGACAGGCTCGTGCAGCTTTTACGAGACAGAAACTTTCATTCGCttttatagttttgttttgccaggAACAGCTACGGTGGagggttatttttatatgaaaataatGGGGAATGTCTTGGAATCGTATCGTGATTTGATACCCCCTTAAAACATTGCGTAAGCTTGGTTTGTCATCTCAATTCCAATTCCTTCCGCAGCTCGGCATCGAacaatcgcatccgatgggtATCGAAGGGCGATTTTCCGAAAAATCTAGTCTCGCTGGATCTAAAGTCCAACCCGCTGGCCGGTATCAAACCCGGCGCGCTGCAAAACATGCCACGGCTCCGAAAGCTGTAAGTACCATCCAGCTCAAGCTAGTTCCATCCTAAGCTACTTCTCACAATTGCCATTCTTAACCTTTTCGCTTCACACCCCCCCACCGACCAAAGCATTCTTTCCGATGTGCGCGGCCTCAATGAACTACCTCCACTGGACGGCTGCACTTCGCTCGAGGTGCTGCGGCTGGACCGAGCCAACCTGTCCAAAATACCTGATCATATTTGTAAGACTTCACCCCGCTTGAGAAGCTTGTAAGTGACCCGGACCCGTGTGGAAGCGCTTCCATTTGAcccccttttttgttcattctcTCTTTTgcctctttctccctctctgaACTCGTTCCAGGGATTTGAAATCCAATATATTGTTAAGCATTCCAAATGTAACAAACTGTCGTGATTTAAGATTGCTGTAAGTATGCAACCTTTTCCCTTTATACTTTTCTCTTCTCCGCCAAGTCGTCCAGAAAGGTGGGGCGACAACAGTGAAAGAAAGATGggaaaattacatttttctttattatCTACGATGGTGTCACCCGCTCGCTTGACGCTTTCTATTTTTCCATCTCCGgtttcttccccttttttcctgtGGGTGCGCTGTGCTTCCTGTTGGAACTGCTGCCAACCACCGTTGGAAAAATAAACCCCCGCCCCACGGCACGCCACCCGAAACGCTCTCAACGCAGAGATTTAGCCAGCAACAGGATAAGCTCACTGCACGGTGCACCGTTCTCTAGTCTCGGTCAGCTGCACGATCTGCTGCTCTCGAACAATGAAATCGAATCTATTCCGCACGACGCATTCGTCGGGCTGGTCCGGCTGCAAGTGCTGTAAGTACACCGGCGGTACCGAGCACAATCATCCCGATTGGGGCATAAATCATCggtgaaattaaattcaattgcaTTTATCTCATTgcaacgggttttttttttggtgcttttttgtttccctttgaCCTTTTCCCACAGAGACATGGAATCGAACCGTGTTTTCTTCATCCATGCGGACGCATTTCGGCCCCTTAAAAAGCTCGAAGACTTGTAAGTGCAACGGCGATGGTGGTGTAAACGTGTATAATTTGGTTATTTTCCATACCGCTTTCTTTTTTACATTACAGAAACCTAGGCAATAATCTCTTCCCGCAGCTACCGACGGCCGGGCTGGAACGGTTGCTCCATCTGAAAACGTTCAACAATCCACACCTGCGCGAGTTTCCGCCGCCGGAAGCGTTCCCCCGCATCCAGACGCTCGTCCTGTCGTACGCCTACCACTGCTGTTCCTTTCTGCCGCTCACCACGGCCCTACCGAAAGTTCCTAACACCTTCAACATTCGCGAGAACGTGCTGTTCCCGACGGACAACGAGTTCGACATGAGCCTGTGGAACAACAGCTACAACGATATCTGGCCGCAGCTGCGTAAGTATGCCGCTGTCCAAGGCAGTGTTGATGCCTGTTGGGGACGCTTGATTGTGCTTTTGATTCTGGGAATTTTGTGAACGAAAACACAAAAGGGATGGTCTTGCATTTTAGTTCCTTTCCATGAATGGAGCCACAATGTGGGTAGGACAGCTCTCGCCTGTGAAGTGTGAATAAATTCATGGGCACAACATCAAAGATTGCGGGTGAAATATGCTCTAAAAGTAGAGTCAGCAGACTCTGACCCAGACACATTGCTTATCCCGGAATATAATGCTCACAGACAGGATTTTGAATGGTTTTTGTCTGTTTAAAAGCAATTTAGACATCCTCCATGTACGAAAGCGCTTTAGAGCAGCTTATGTAATGTggtttgcatacatttaggcggtTTATTTTGTTCGATTCCTATGAACATACTCATCATGCTCATTCAATATATTCTGTAGATTCTATTAATAGGTTGTTTGTCCTTCAGTTCGACCTACATTGAACCACATACGACCCCCTTTTTCATTTCCAAGAACTTGTGCATACTCCATACCGCTATAAAAGCTTATTAATTAAACGATTCTACCTTCTCACAcactccatctctctctctctcctcgcACAGAAAACCTAAGCAAGAAGTTCGGCACCCAAATCAACGACCTGTTGAATGCGTACGGTGCCGAGTACGGTAGCTATCCCAGCGGTCACGTGCCCACCTTCCCGGACGAGTACTTCGAGGACGAGCTGGGCATAACGCACGCCTCGCCCACCGCCCAACCAGGCTCGATCCAGTGTCTGCCCGAGCCCGGCCCGTTCCTGCCCTGCCAGGACCTGTTCGACTGGTGGACCCTCCGGTGCGGTGTGTGGGTCGTGTTTCTGCTCGCCATGCTCGGCAACGGTACGGTCGTGTTTGTGCTTATCTTTTCCCGCTCGAAAATGGACGTACCGCGCTTTCTGGTGTGCAATCTGGCCGCCGCCGACTTCTTTATGGGCATCTATCTGGGCTTCCTCGCCGTGGTGGACGCGTCCACGCTCGGCGAGTTCCGCATGTACGCCATCCCCTGGCAGATGAGCGCCGGCTGCAAGCTGTCCGGCTTTCTGGCCGTGCTCAGCTCGGAGCTGTCCGTGTACACGCTGGCGGTAATCACGCTCGAGCGCAACTACGCCATCACGCACGCGATGCACCTGAACAAGCGGCTGTCGCTGCGGCACGCGAGCTACATCATGACGGTCGGGTGGACGTTCGCCATCACGATGGCCGTCCTGCCGCTGCTCGGCGTGTCCGACTACCGCGTGTTCGCCGTGTGCCTGCCGTTCGAGATCCAGAAAGGTACCGGCAGCCTGGCGTACGTCGTATTTCTCATGTTCATCAACGGAGTGGCGTTCCTCATCCTGATGGGGTGCTATCTCAAGATGTACTGCGCAATACGCGGCTCGCAGGCCTGGAACTCGAACGATTCGCGCATCGCCAAGCGCATGGCGCTGCTCGTCTTTACCGACTTTATCTGCTGGTCGCCGATCGCGTTCTTCTCGCTGACGGCCGTCTTTGGGCTGCACCTGATCTCGCTCGAGCAGGCGAAGGTGTTTACCGTGTTCATACTGCCGCTCAACTCCTGCTGCAATCCGTTTCTGTACGCGATCCTTACCAAGCAGTTCAAGAAGGATTGCGTGCTGATCTGCAAAGCGATCGAGGAGTCGCGGGTGACGCGTGGCATTGGCCGGTGTCGGCATAGTTCCAATTTCAGCAATCGGCACACGCCCGCCAACACAAACTCGCTGGTGGAAAGGTCGTCGAAGGAGCTGCCACCGCTGCTCCCCGGGCAAACGTGCAACTGCTCTGCCAAGCTGATGGAGCAAGAGTCGGCCCGGCTGCGgttccaccatcaccagcagcagcagcagcagcaccatctgcGCCAGGGCGTGTTCGGCCGTACCTGGCGCAGGCTGATGCTGTGCAGCTGGGGCACTGCGGATGAGCGGAATCGGCGCGGCCGGGGCCGCAATGGCGACCAGTACGCGTACCAGATTGCGGAGAttcagcagaagcagcacaaGCGGGCCGGTTCCGTGTCGTCCAGCGAGAACTTTAGCTCGTCGCGATCGGACTCGTGGCGCAATGCGCAGCATCATTGCGGCATTCCGCTGCGTCTGCTCGATCCACGCCGTCGCCACACGTCCTGGTTGATAACGCGCAAAACGTCGCAGGATTCGAACCTGTCCAGCTCGCGGAACGATTCCTCTGGCTCGACGGCGACGCAGAGTACGGGCACGTGGCGTATCTCACGCTCCAGTGGCAGCACTTCCGTGGTGTTGCCGGGTGTGCGTATCGACGGTGTTGGTCATCCTGTTTCCAGTAAGtgaaacgcctaaatgtaggcaatcTGTATCTCAAATTGCCTTTTTAAAAGCTTTATTCGCTCACAAACGTTTATTGGTTATcttcttttctcttccttATTCATAGGTACCGCCCGCCAGTCCATCCCCGGTGGCAAACCGCGCCTCGTCCGCCAGTCGGCCGTGCAGGAGGACACGCACGAGCTGTCCTGCTCGCCGCCCCGGCTCGGCGTGCGCTTTCTGCCCACGATCCCGTCCGCCGCGGACAGCAGCGTCCAGCTGGACGACGACACGGCCGAAGCGGCCAGTCCGACCTCAAGCCAAAGCGGCAACCAGCCGGCCCCCGCCCCGTTCTACGCCATCCTGCACGGCAGCGGTCCTCAGGCAACCGTCTCTAGTCTTAAAGATAAAACCAAACCCCCGTGAGTCGGGGAGGCGCTGcgggacgacgacgatgacgacgctTCGCCCTCCATCTCGGTGGTGGGGCGCGAGATGGTGGGAGCAACCGCAACCGAAGCAGCAAACACTGTCCGTGTCCTTGACGATAGTCCATACCTTTAAGTATTACTTTTAATTCCTCAGCGGCattagtatgtgtgtgtgtgtgcgtgtgtgtctagTGTGTAGTGTACCGTCAAACAAACACAGGAGAAAGATCGGCGGGGACAAACTTTCTCCCATCCCAGGGAGGATTCGTTCCCTGCAGGAATCATGCTCGCGGAGGAACCATTTTGTTTACCCTTCCTTTTCGCTCATCATCCACCTTTCTCGATGTTGTCCTTCTTCGTCATTCTATCCGTCTGTTTGGGCCAGTGGAAGCGAATGTATTGATGTGCGTGTAAGTGTGCATGTTTGAATGTTATCTGAAGCGATATTGTACATAGAACGAATCGTTGCTAAGCTCTCTAGCAGCCGGAGCCAATCAAAAAAGCCAGAGCTATATTAAAACGGAATGGGGTAAAACAAACACCCCTTGGATAGCGAATTCTAGCGCGATATGTAGCGATAAAAAGCATACAGCAACATTAAGCCGAACGAGTACAGAGTgtgatattaaaaaaaacgattttatACAAAACAACTAGCGGAAATATGTGCATTATGTTAGGTGGGTGGAGTGGGTATGGCCGCCAGCCAGGACGGTTTTGGAGAGGGACAACTAGAAACGAACTGTGAGCGAGTCAAATTTTTACAGGAAAACTAGGAAACGGGATTGAAGTACGGGTGTCCGTTGTGTTGATGATGAAGTGATGGTAGGTCACGTATGGGGACTAGACTGTTTGTGACTATTTTGCCTGAATTTTTAAGCAGATGAgttaaaaaacaacatccatTAGCAAGATTATTCGAAATTTCCAAAAACCATACAATCTTTCATCGATTTACGTACCACAAATTCCGACCACGTATTGTACGCGACGTTAATTTATGCCACTCAACTGCTGctcaaagtatgcaatttgtttggaaaataaCTTGCATACATCCTGGCGCTTCATCGTGTTGCACGCAGCTACAACTGGAAGTTGTGTACAACATCTCACGGCAAAGCATTGCGTACAACtttgaattgaaaaattcaCGTGCTTGTGCTATCGCTCACCAGGAGCGCTAGTGTCGCATTGAAGATAGTTTCATTTTAGATAGTTTTCGATAAACACGAATATTTTtgctttctccttttttgAATACAAAACTGAATTGAGACACAGGAATGAGCAAGACTTGAAaggataaatgaaataaaaataaaaagtagcAGCATGTAAATGGCAGGAAGCCGTCCAGAGACAATAAGTAGCGAAATGGGAAGGAAAGATAAACATACAAATGCACATAtaagcacaaaacacacacaacaaaacatctATTTTTATGCCACTTCTAGCCAAGATTCGAAGGATACAAATGCATCAAATGCTATCGTGTcggtacatgtgtgtgtgcgtgtgtggaatGGTACAAAAGCGGTTACAAAAGAAGAtacaaaatttaaatcaattgtATAAAGCATACCCGTTCACTGTTCtgcaaataagaaaacaaaaacaatgcaaattTAAAGAAGAAACAAGTATTAATGAAAACCACATATGCATACACAGTTTAGTGCGATACAACAGACAAACGATACTGCCAAACGCCAACAGGAAtaacatacacaaacataaatgtaaatgtaaatggaATTCTCACCAGTGGAGGAATAGGATCAAAATTACTCACAACACTGCCACTTCTTACAACAAAAGGGTGCGGGAAGGACAAGTATTCTTCTCGCGTACAAGTTTACAGTATTAATGGAAAAGCAGATAGGCAGGGTGgagaattttaattttactaaCGAAGCAGCaactcaaaacaaaaccgaacgaTACACGAACGGCAGATACAACAAAGCTTGTAATCCTACAATCTAATTCAAGGAGACACATTATGCGCCCGAAAGCACAATCGATTGAAAGGTGAGCTTTCGGTTTGCGAAAGCGTGGCTGCATCGTCGGTCGGCGCTTCCCGGTGCTTACGAAATTACtatacataaaaataaatatatttattgtaAAGGCAGGCAGGACTGTACAGCTGCTCCTGGAGGAGTTTTTATAATGATTCCACCATTGCAGGGTGGGTTTGTGGGCTGAGGGAATGGAAAACAGCAGCGCAAAACTGACACGAAAAGCGAAACGAAACTCCAACAGGGTGGGCTAAACAACGTGGCAGCAAGAGAGCATGTATATTCGCCCCGCACCAACGGGTAAACATGACTTGTAACCAACCAACCCAATGTAATGTAATCGACTGCATAAATGCTCAGCCGCGATGAACGCGGTACGCGGGGCAGACAAAAT
Proteins encoded:
- the LOC1277636 gene encoding follicle-stimulating hormone receptor isoform X1, with the translated sequence MAIRIINHQTVVKGHVVLVLLVLLLFQTCRHRACGLAPTAQTTGQTKIMLKESLLIPSMDPEKEAKAMYEKALQQYGIYGKTLKEICKAWVSRGCQCTGTKEEVTLVCRGIGLDAVPADLPTELVKLDLSNNNITNLPNKSFDMLPNLEELILSHNKLDHINSEAFFGLSNLKKIALQGCGLARVPMEALRRIRTVTTLYLDNNLIADMENVTFRGFHFLKNLRLEGNLLQRVPTDALIGLRSLEALNLGNNLLTIIRERDFPVLDNLYMLILRRNQISEITSGALTNLTRLKVLDVDDNSLSSMPVGLENLMMLQEISASNNRIRWVSKGDFPKNLVSLDLKSNPLAGIKPGALQNMPRLRKLILSDVRGLNELPPLDGCTSLEVLRLDRANLSKIPDHICKTSPRLRSLDLKSNILLSIPNVTNCRDLRLLDLASNRISSLHGAPFSSLGQLHDLLLSNNEIESIPHDAFVGLVRLQVLDMESNRVFFIHADAFRPLKKLEDLNLGNNLFPQLPTAGLERLLHLKTFNNPHLREFPPPEAFPRIQTLVLSYAYHCCSFLPLTTALPKVPNTFNIRENVLFPTDNEFDMSLWNNSYNDIWPQLQNLSKKFGTQINDLLNAYGAEYGSYPSGHVPTFPDEYFEDELGITHASPTAQPGSIQCLPEPGPFLPCQDLFDWWTLRCGVWVVFLLAMLGNGTVVFVLIFSRSKMDVPRFLVCNLAAADFFMGIYLGFLAVVDASTLGEFRMYAIPWQMSAGCKLSGFLAVLSSELSVYTLAVITLERNYAITHAMHLNKRLSLRHASYIMTVGWTFAITMAVLPLLGVSDYRVFAVCLPFEIQKGTGSLAYVVFLMFINGVAFLILMGCYLKMYCAIRGSQAWNSNDSRIAKRMALLVFTDFICWSPIAFFSLTAVFGLHLISLEQAKVFTVFILPLNSCCNPFLYAILTKQFKKDCVLICKAIEESRVTRGIGRCRHSSNFSNRHTPANTNSLVERSSKELPPLLPGQTCNCSAKLMEQESARLRFHHHQQQQQQHHLRQGVFGRTWRRLMLCSWGTADERNRRGRGRNGDQYAYQIAEIQQKQHKRAGSVSSSENFSSSRSDSWRNAQHHCGIPLRLLDPRRRHTSWLITRKTSQDSNLSSSRNDSSGSTATQSTGTWRISRSSGSTSVVLPGVRIDGVGHPVSSTARQSIPGGKPRLVRQSAVQEDTHELSCSPPRLGVRFLPTIPSAADSSVQLDDDTAEAASPTSSQSGNQPAPAPFYAILHGSGPQATVSSLKDKTKPP
- the LOC1277636 gene encoding lutropin-choriogonadotropic hormone receptor isoform X2, encoding MLPNLEELILSHNKLDHINSEAFFGLSNLKKIALQGCGLARVPMEALRRIRTVTTLYLDNNLIADMENVTFRGFHFLKNLRLEGNLLQRVPTDALIGLRSLEALNLGNNLLTIIRERDFPVLDNLYMLILRRNQISEITSGALTNLTRLKVLDVDDNSLSSMPVGLENLMMLQEISASNNRIRWVSKGDFPKNLVSLDLKSNPLAGIKPGALQNMPRLRKLILSDVRGLNELPPLDGCTSLEVLRLDRANLSKIPDHICKTSPRLRSLDLKSNILLSIPNVTNCRDLRLLDLASNRISSLHGAPFSSLGQLHDLLLSNNEIESIPHDAFVGLVRLQVLDMESNRVFFIHADAFRPLKKLEDLNLGNNLFPQLPTAGLERLLHLKTFNNPHLREFPPPEAFPRIQTLVLSYAYHCCSFLPLTTALPKVPNTFNIRENVLFPTDNEFDMSLWNNSYNDIWPQLQNLSKKFGTQINDLLNAYGAEYGSYPSGHVPTFPDEYFEDELGITHASPTAQPGSIQCLPEPGPFLPCQDLFDWWTLRCGVWVVFLLAMLGNGTVVFVLIFSRSKMDVPRFLVCNLAAADFFMGIYLGFLAVVDASTLGEFRMYAIPWQMSAGCKLSGFLAVLSSELSVYTLAVITLERNYAITHAMHLNKRLSLRHASYIMTVGWTFAITMAVLPLLGVSDYRVFAVCLPFEIQKGTGSLAYVVFLMFINGVAFLILMGCYLKMYCAIRGSQAWNSNDSRIAKRMALLVFTDFICWSPIAFFSLTAVFGLHLISLEQAKVFTVFILPLNSCCNPFLYAILTKQFKKDCVLICKAIEESRVTRGIGRCRHSSNFSNRHTPANTNSLVERSSKELPPLLPGQTCNCSAKLMEQESARLRFHHHQQQQQQHHLRQGVFGRTWRRLMLCSWGTADERNRRGRGRNGDQYAYQIAEIQQKQHKRAGSVSSSENFSSSRSDSWRNAQHHCGIPLRLLDPRRRHTSWLITRKTSQDSNLSSSRNDSSGSTATQSTGTWRISRSSGSTSVVLPGVRIDGVGHPVSSTARQSIPGGKPRLVRQSAVQEDTHELSCSPPRLGVRFLPTIPSAADSSVQLDDDTAEAASPTSSQSGNQPAPAPFYAILHGSGPQATVSSLKDKTKPP